The Candidatus Fukatsuia endosymbiont of Tuberolachnus salignus nucleotide sequence TAAATCCCCCAGCTAATAACAGATCTGCCGATCCGATATTACGAAAATTGTGGATAAACAAACGGGTTAATGCCATTGAGTTGGATCAACTTATAGATTAAAAATGTATTATTCAAAATTAAAGACGCATTGGCATAACAACGTAATCTGCGGACTGTGCCAAGCTAGCCCCATCTTTAATTTGTACACTAGATTCAGGATTCGTCAGTAACAGATGTACTTTTTCACATTTCAGGGCATTGAGTACATCAAGTATATAACTCACATTAAAACAGATTTCTAACTTATCTCCTTCATAACTGACATCGAGGATTTCTTCGGCTTCTTCTTGCTCTGGATTATTTGCCGTGATATTGAGCTGATTATGTGCAATCTGGAGTCGAACACCGCGACACTTTTCACTGGATAAAATCGCCGCACGCGAAAATGCCTGTTTCAGTAAACCACAGTCCGCCTCAACGGTTTTATTGGGGTTCTTTGGTAATACAAGCCGATAGTCAGGGAAACGACCATCAACCAATTTACAAGTAAAAATGAAATCACCTACATGAGCACGAATATAATCTCTGCCAATTTCTAGATCTAATCTGGTGTCTCCACCATCTAATAAACGTACTAACTCCATGACCCCTTTACGGGGCACTATCACCGGATACGAAGACTCACCAACAAGTGTCGAACAAATAACCTTATTAATAGGCATCGAACAGACAGCCAAACGATGACCGTCAGTCGCTACCGTACGTAACATTTCATTTTCGGTTTCGAACAACATCCCATTGAGGTAATAACGTACATCTTGATGCGCCATCGAGAATTGAGTAGACTCGATCAACCGCTTCAGCGTCGCCTGAGGCAATGTGAACTTTACCTTGCTCTCCCAACTCTCTCTATTAGGGAAATCGCTAGCCGGTAGCGTCGTGAGTGAAAAACGGCTACGCCCCGAACGCAGCAACAAACGCTCACCATCCAGCTCCACCGTGATTGTTGCCCCTTCCGGCAAACCACGCCAGATATCAAGAAATTTTCGCGCAGGCACAGTCGTCGTCCCAGGCTCATGAGCCTGTGATAAGGGTACCTTGGCTACCATTTCTATTTCCAAATCAGTGCCAGTCAGTTGCAAAGTGCCTGCGGTCACTTGCAGCAATACATTGCTAAGAATAGGAAACACGGGGCGTCCAGATAATGGGCTACTGACCTGTTGTAGCGGCTTCAGCAAATCTTCACGTTTAACGATGAATTTCATAACGTTAGGAGGATAAGGTTCTAATTAAATTTAAAAAATCTTCTTTGATGTCGTGATCTTCTTCGCGTAATTGATGGATTTTTCGACAACCATGCAACACGGTGGTATGGTCACGGCCACCAAAGGCATCACCGATTTCAGGTAAGCTATGGTTGGTAAGCTCTTTGGCCATTGCCATCGCCATTTGTCGTGGACGAGCCACCGATCGAGAACGTCGTTTAGAGAGCAGATCGGCAACTTTTATTTTATAATATTCAGCCACTGTTTTTTGAATATTATCAATAGTGACAAGCTTGTCTTGCAGTGCCAGTAGATCACGCAACGCTTCGCGTACAAAATCAATGGTGATCGCCCGACCGGTAAAATTAGCGTTAGCAATCACTCGATTCAACGCGCCTTCCAGTTCACGCACATTAGAACGCAAGCGTTTCGCAATAAAAAATGCCACTTCCGCTGGCAGACGAATATCGTTTTCATCTGCTTTTCTCATCAAGATAGCAACGCGGGTTTCCAGTTCTGGCGGCTCAATAGCGACCGTCAACCCCCAGCCAAAACGCGACTTCAAGCGATCTTCTACCCCATTAATTTCCTTCGGGTAGCGATCCGAAGTCAAAATAATCTGCTGATTACCCTCCAACAAAGCGTTAAAAGTATGAAAAAACTCTTCCTGAGAACGTTCTTTGTTAGCAAA carries:
- the dnaN gene encoding DNA polymerase III subunit beta, with translation MKFIVKREDLLKPLQQVSSPLSGRPVFPILSNVLLQVTAGTLQLTGTDLEIEMVAKVPLSQAHEPGTTTVPARKFLDIWRGLPEGATITVELDGERLLLRSGRSRFSLTTLPASDFPNRESWESKVKFTLPQATLKRLIESTQFSMAHQDVRYYLNGMLFETENEMLRTVATDGHRLAVCSMPINKVICSTLVGESSYPVIVPRKGVMELVRLLDGGDTRLDLEIGRDYIRAHVGDFIFTCKLVDGRFPDYRLVLPKNPNKTVEADCGLLKQAFSRAAILSSEKCRGVRLQIAHNQLNITANNPEQEEAEEILDVSYEGDKLEICFNVSYILDVLNALKCEKVHLLLTNPESSVQIKDGASLAQSADYVVMPMRL